In Aspergillus fumigatus Af293 chromosome 6, whole genome shotgun sequence, the genomic window CCATCGGAGGCATGTGACAAAATGTCCGTGAGCATCAGAGATGACCCTGACGCATTTGCATTCCTGGGTCAAATCCCAGCAGCGGATAGTCTTGTCGTCTGCAACCGACAGAAGATGTTTACCGCCTGGATGAAAAGCGAGCGCACGTACCCAGTTGTCATGGCCCACAAGCGTTTTGATAAGATTGCCTCGGGAATCCCATAGCCGGATAGTTTTGTCCCGAGACCCAGTGGCGAAAAATTCAGCTGACGAGGAAGCCGGCGGCGGTTTCTTCAAGCCGGAAAGAACCGCAAGATGTGGATAGCTGGCAGCAGGAGCAATAGCAACACATTCAATAACATGTTCGTGCCCGAGGAATGTCGATTTGGTTTCCGCAGATGATAGATCCCACAAGCGAGGAATCCGGTCATCGCCCGCAGCCAAGAGGAACCTTCCGTCGATAGATGGCGCAACGGCTCGTACCCAGTCCACATGTCCTGACAATGTCTTCACACAATATCCGGTCGTTACATCCCATATCCGCAAAGTCTTATCGCGTGATGCGGAAACCAATAGATTCCCCGACATAGGGGAGCCTGCCGCGCCAGATGGGATGAATCTCACTGAGGAGACACTGTGATCATGACCTGGCAAGGTTCTTATATTCTTGTAGTTATCAGATGGATCCCACAACTTGATTGTTAGATCGGATGAACAGGACGCCAGAAGTGTTCCGCCACGGGGTCCACCATAATCGACGTCTAGCACCGCCTTGGTGTGCCCCTTGACAGTCCGTTCTAGTTCCCCGAGCTCCCAATCCCAGATCTTGATCGTTGTATCGTCTGAGCCGGATGCGAGGGAAGAAAACACTGGGTGGAACGCAACACATGTGACAGGGTTTCGGTGGCCCTCGAGTATATGGCGGGCAGGAGATCGAGGTAACCACGATGTAGGGTCCTGATTCTTTCGCAATAGTGAAGTAGGCGTTGCAGAGTCTAGTTCTGACTGGAGTGCCGCGCATCGGGACTCAAGGTCCATGATCTGATCAGCCCAAAGGGGAGACGATGGTCAGTGCTATCCGACGGTCATGACACAAACGAGATTCGCGCAGCCCTAGGAACCAACCTTCTTCTGCAAGCGGACCACACTTGTCCATTTCTTCTCTAATAGCCCCTCATACTTCTTCAGCGTAGCATCGTCAATTGAAACCGAATCGCCTAGTTCCGCTCGCAGAGCAGCGGAACTCTCAGTTAGGTTCACCGAGGCAAGATAGGCGATAATGGATTTGTGTCTATGGAGAACGTTTTAAGCGATGTCAGCGTCAcaccctctcctcctcagtctcTTTTCAGTTATTGTAACCAGGAGCAATGACGTACAGCTCCTCTGCCTGCCGCGCCGTGAGTAGCTGGCTCATGATCAACGGCAGTTTCGTGCGCAGTCTCTCCAAGCTGGTCTGGCCCTCTACATGCACTGCTTCACTGCTTTAGCCTCGTCGACCGAGACAGGTAGATTGCTTATCGGTATACCGTGCGACCGTCCGCAGGAGAAGTGAAGTCCTTTTAAGCTGGCTCTTATTGGCAATTGATCAAGGAATTTGTATGTGAATGATAAGTCCTGAGCCGGGCGGTGAGCCAGTTGGATGTCGAGAGGGGGGAGGGTTTCTGTTTTGCGACCGTGGGGATGGGTGAGAGAACGCAGGGGGAGGGGACAACGTGGGAGTCGTATCTGTTGTCAGAATGGACGCATATACTTTAAATTAAGGACGGAAGGTGATTAGTGGTGATAGCGCAGAATCGACCCCAGACGCAAAGAATTAAGAATTGATATCATGCTGATTGACACAACCGTGGGGGGAGACAAATCCTCAGATTGTTTAGTTGCACGACAGCACAGGTTGGGCATGTGTTCCCGCGGGCCTGAATGCCAAGGCAGCCAGCCCACCCAATCTTTGGGTCGCGAAATCACCACAGCGACTTGGTTGTTTACTGTCCGATTCTATCAaccaccatcatctgcatcaaaGTGGCATGTTCTCCTAGACGTCCATCACACCCGTTTGTCCTCTTATTTTGTCAAAGATACCGAAGAGGAGATTCAAGGATTGACTGAAGGGATTTTATTTTCATCTCTTTAGGTGACATTTGTGCATGTGTTGATACACTCAGGCCTGGCTATACTTGAAAGATTCACAACAGGAGACCTTCCGCGCAAACAACTCCTCTGAGGTACGTCCCTTGTCTTTCCCGTTGCGTGAAGTCAGCAGCAGTTTTGCTGTCTAACCTGAGTTACTCGTCACGGCCATCTTGTATAGATTTTTTGCATGTTGCGCTTCGGCTGTTTACTGTTCCGTTGTGCCATGCCACTTCCGGTGGAATGAAGCTAACTGTACTCGCTTCTCAATTCTAGTGCACCTTCTAGCTAATAACATTACCCGCGCATATAATCTGTGATCATGGctgagggggaggaggacTTTTCTTCACTACCGTTACCTGACCGGTTCTCTCACAAGGTTAACGCCCCTTTACCCGATGTCTTCGGTCAAATCACATCGATGACACGAAAAACGCTGACAATGTTCCGAATGTCTCTAGAATTGGAAAGTGAGAAAGGAAGGTTACGAAGATGCCAAGCAACAGTTTGAAAAGACGCCCGATGAGTCGGATCCAGTTTTTGTACCATTTCTACAAGATCCAGGTCTCTGGAAAGGCGCAGTGTCAGATTCGAATGTAGCTGCTCAACAAGAGGGTCTTGCGTCATATTGCTCTTTTCTCAAATATGGGGGTGTCCAGGCTTGCACACGGTATGTCTACCCTTAGCACTGTGCCTGACATTTCACCCCGATTCGACTTTGGTATAGCTGACAGGGGTTGCGCAGAACTCGCGGATCCACGATTGGTCCTATTGTCGAAAAAGGACTTCCTTCAACCAGACCGGCGGCCAAAGCAAATGCGCTTGAAGCTCTTCTACTCTGTGTCGAATTAGATAAGGCAGATCCGATTATTGAGGAAATCGTTCCCATCTTGTCGCACAAAGTACCAAAGGTGATTGCAGCGGCATTAAGCGGATTGAAAGCCATCTATCACAGCTTCGGCTGCAAGATTGTCGATCCCAAACCGGTCTTGAAAGCCTTACCCAAAGTTTTCGGACACGCAGATAAAAACGTCCGTGTGGAAGCGCAGAATCTCACAGTCGAACTGTATCGGTGGCTGAAAGAGGCTATCAAACCGCTGTTCTGGGGAGAGCTTAAACCTGTTCAGCAGCAGGATCTCGAAAAGCTGTTCGAAAGCGTCAAGCAGGAACCAGCGCCAAAGCAAGAGAGATTGACAAAAGCGCAACAGGACGCGATGGCTGCAGCTAATGCTGCTCCTGAAAGCGGTGATGGCGACGCAGAAGCTGGGGAGGTCTacgcagatgaagatgatggcgagGTAGATGCATTCGATCTCGCTGAGCCAGTCGACGTCTTCCCCAAAATACCAAAGGACTTTAATGAGCAACTGGCATCATCGAAGTGGAAAGACAGGAAGGAAACGCTGGACGCTCTGTATACTGCACTGAACGTTCCGCGAATCAAGGACGGACCGTTTGACGATATTGTGCGAAGTCTTGCAAAATCCATGAAAGACGCGAATGTCGCAGTCGTGACTGTTGCCGCCAACTGTATCGATCTCCTCGCAAAGGGCCTGCGGGGGGCATTCGCGAAACATCGGTCCACCATCATGCCGCCTATCATGGAACGattgaaggagaaaaagcaaacCGTCGCAGATGCTCTGGGGCAAGCTTTGGATGCTGTCTTTGCATCTACGAATTTATCGGATTGTCTAGAGGAGATCCTAGAATTTCTCAAACATAAGAACCCACAGGTGAAGCAGGAAACCCTGAAATTCCTGATTCGCTGCCTCCGAACCACGAGAGATGTTCCATCGAAAGCTGAAGTGAAAGCCATTGCCGATGCCGCCACAAAATTGCTGACCGAGTCCACGGAAGTCAACCGTGCAGGAGGAGCTGAGATTTTGGGTACTTTGATGAAAATAATGGGCGAGCGTGCTATGAACCCTTACCTGGACGGACTTGATGATAtcaggaagacaaagatcaAAGAATTCTATGAGATCGCCGAGGTAAAAGCGAAAGACAGACCGAAGCCCATCGTTGGGCCGCCAAAGACCGTGCCTGCCGCTGGCAAGAAGGTCGTTGGAGGGAAGAAGCCAGCTCTGGGAATGAAGAAGCCGgctccagctgctgcggCGCCTCCACCAGAGGAGCCTGGACCGACCCTTTCGCCTCCAAAGCCTGCTACAAAGTCGATCCCCTCGAAGTTGGGTGGGGTTCCCAAGCCTGGTGGACTTCCCACCCCAGGCGCTGGACTCAAGCTTCAAAGGAAGCTTGGTGGTCCTGGTGGCCTTGCTTCCCCACAGCGTCGGGTCATATCCCCTCCTTCGGAAGAACAGCCTCCCGCGCCAGCTGCACCGAAATTTGGTCTTGGAAGAGGGCTTGCAGGCCGTCCTA contains:
- a CDS encoding putative spindle pole body component produces the protein MAEGEEDFSSLPLPDRFSHKNWKVRKEGYEDAKQQFEKTPDESDPVFVPFLQDPGLWKGAVSDSNVAAQQEGLASYCSFLKYGGVQACTRTRGSTIGPIVEKGLPSTRPAAKANALEALLLCVELDKADPIIEEIVPILSHKVPKVIAAALSGLKAIYHSFGCKIVDPKPVLKALPKVFGHADKNVRVEAQNLTVELYRWLKEAIKPLFWGELKPVQQQDLEKLFESVKQEPAPKQERLTKAQQDAMAAANAAPESGDGDAEAGEVYADEDDGEVDAFDLAEPVDVFPKIPKDFNEQLASSKWKDRKETLDALYTALNVPRIKDGPFDDIVRSLAKSMKDANVAVVTVAANCIDLLAKGLRGAFAKHRSTIMPPIMERLKEKKQTVADALGQALDAVFASTNLSDCLEEILEFLKHKNPQVKQETLKFLIRCLRTTRDVPSKAEVKAIADAATKLLTESTEVNRAGGAEILGTLMKIMGERAMNPYLDGLDDIRKTKIKEFYEIAEVKAKDRPKPIVGPPKTVPAAGKKVVGGKKPALGMKKPAPAAAAPPPEEPGPTLSPPKPATKSIPSKLGGVPKPGGLPTPGAGLKLQRKLGGPGGLASPQRRVISPPSEEQPPAPAAPKFGLGRGLAGRPITKPSAAPEPAPAPAAPPQVSGISAIERAELDELRLERERFLRMIEDLKSERTRLNSQVTELQDQNAQLIEDHTRDVLSIKAKETQLVRARSDAEAAEQTVQKQQREIDRLKRELARALRASAQSPPNGFSDNMSFPVPETSIYYETGINGYNAIPRTGLHMGSRFDGGRPRSYVAASPSEEKENTDLESPGRGSRDGGLGRRKLSPSFGTNYSGMGSPTRSSIPGSGSASGEEQPMRSSEPAENWKRAAEVTSQLKARIEQMKARQGLSRGPAQR
- the nudF gene encoding WD40 repeat domain-containing protein, which encodes MSQLLTARQAEELHKSIIAYLASVNLTESSAALRAELGDSVSIDDATLKKYEGLLEKKWTSVVRLQKKIMDLESRCAALQSELDSATPTSLLRKNQDPTSWLPRSPARHILEGHRNPVTCVAFHPVFSSLASGSDDTTIKIWDWELGELERTVKGHTKAVLDVDYGGPRGGTLLASCSSDLTIKLWDPSDNYKNIRTLPGHDHSVSSVRFIPSGAAGSPMSGNLLVSASRDKTLRIWDVTTGYCVKTLSGHVDWVRAVAPSIDGRFLLAAGDDRIPRLWDLSSAETKSTFLGHEHVIECVAIAPAASYPHLAVLSGLKKPPPASSSAEFFATGSRDKTIRLWDSRGNLIKTLVGHDNWVRALAFHPGGKHLLSVADDKTIRCWDLTQECKCVRVISDAHGHFVTCLRWAPPLIKDGGANGEAETNGTPAATSTTNGVRPDPNVATKISIRCVIATGSVDQKVRIFAT